The segment GATCCCCATTGAGGAAAgctgtcttcacatccatttgatgcaaTTCTAGATCAAAATGTGCCACTAGGGCCATTATGATTCTAAAAGAGTCCTTGCTCGAGACGGGAGAGAATGTTTCATTATAATCTATCCCTTCTCGCTGAGTAAAACCCTTGGCTACCAGTCTTGCTTTGTACCTTTCTATGTTCCCTTTGGAGTCACGTTTCACCttgtagacccatttgcagcCTACTGTTTTGGCTCCTTCAGGAATGTTCTCTAGGTCCCAAACTTTATTGGTACTCATAGACTTTAATTCATCTTCCATGGCTTCTTGCCACTTAGATGCTTCGGTGCTCCTCATGGCTTCTTCAAATGAAGTGGGTTCATCCTCCATCTGAACTTCTTCGCATTCATAGACTATATAGTCATCTGGAATAGGAgactttcttgctctttgaggTCTGCCAGAAGTTTCTGCTACTGGCATTTCTTCTTGAGGTTGCTCTTGTTGGGGCTGTTGTTCTTCGACTATGGGTTCATTCGGCTCCTGAGGGACAGGTTCCAAATTGGCCATAGGCGAAAAAGCAGCAGGTGTTGTCACTACTGGTGTAGATCTAACAACAACAGGCAGCGTAAAGTAGGGTTCTTGCACCATGGGAATGGGCACGAACACCCGCTTCTCTTCAAGGTTAATTTCTCGCGCTGCCTTGCTCCCCCTGATCATCTGATCTTCTAGAAAACTagcgtgtctcgtttccacaaaCTTGGTATGTCTACCAGGGCAGTAGAAACGATAACCTTTCGACTTTTCTGGATAGCCAATGAAATGACAACTTACTGTTTTGGGGTCTAGCTTTCCTATGTTTGGGTTAAACACTTTTGCTTCAGCGGGGCTCCCCCAGACACGCAGATGGTTGACTGAGGGTTTCCTGCCGGTCCACAACTCATACGGggttttaagtactgacttgcttGGAACTCTGTTGAGAATATGAATGGCGGTTTTTAAGGCCTCCATCCACAAACTCAGTGGCAGAGTGGAATAGCTCATCATGCTGCGCACCATATCCATTAGAGTACGGTTACGCCTTTCTGCTACTCCATTCTGCTGTGGGTCCCCTGGCATTGAATACTGGGCTACTATGCCATTTTCCTGTAAGAACCTTGCAAAAGGTCCAGGAACTTGTCCATAAGGGGTATGTCGACCGTAGTACTCCCCCCCACGGTCAGATCTTACTACTTTGATTTTTCTGTCTAGTTGGTTTTCAACCTCAGCCTTGAATATCTTAAATTTGTCTAAAGCTTCTGAGCGTTCTTTGATTGGATAGATGTATCCAAAACGAGAGTAGTCATCtgtgaatgtgatgaaggaATCAAAACCATCCACAGATGTCACTGGAAAAGGTCCACAGATGTCTGTGTGGATCAATTCTAGTACTCCCATGCTTCGCTTAGCGCCTTTCTTTATGTTCTttactaacttgcctttaatgaAATCAACGCATTGCTCTAACTCTGAGAGTTCTAATGGTGGGAGGATTGATTCTTTGACTAAGCGTTCTATTCTCCCCCTCGAAATATGGCCTAAACGACAGTGCCATAATTTCGATGAGGAATcaattctctttcttttcttgctaGCATCTGCGGGTATTGCATTCTCAGCATTATTACATTCAGCATTCACATTCTCAGACAAagataataaataaagtttgtcttgtcggaaggcaagacccacacatttattatttaactGTAGCTTACAATCATTCTTGCTGAAATGGCAATCAAAACCATAGTCTGACAAACATGAAACTGAAATTAAATTTCTAGCTAAAGAGGGAACATAAAGAACATCATGCAACTCAAGGGTGAAGCCACTAGCTAAATCTAGAGATAAATTTCCTATAGCTTGAACTTCAGCTTCAACACCAGTGGCCACCTTAATCTGTCTTTCTCCTCTTTGAAGGGTTCTCCCTCCACTGAATCCCTGCAAAGAGTTTGCAACATGAACAGTTGCACCTGAGTCAATCCACCATGTGGATCTAGCATAACTTAGATATAAGGATTCATCAACAAAAGTTATAATGTCCTCACCTTTCACTAGGCAATGTTTCATGAACTTAGGGCAGTCATGCTTCCAATGCCCTGTCTCATTACACCATCTACAGCGATCCGGGTCCTCCTGCCTGTGCTGGTTGTCTTGCTTTGGGTGTGCTTTAGGCTGTGAAGTGCTTCCTCCCTTGTTCTGGGAGGTGGAGGCATCTGGAGCTTTCTTGTTGTAGAAtggcttcttgttctttcctTTCACAAAGTTCACAGAACCACCATTTGCATTCTTGAGCCTTTCTTCCTCTTGCACACACATAGCAATCACCTTCTCTAAATCCCACTCCTCTGGCTGTGTGTTGTAGTTAACAACAAATGTCTCATACTCTTTAGGAAGTGAGTTTAGAGCTAGGTGAATGAGGAAACCATCAGCAAGGGGCATCTTTAGCTTCTCTAACTTGGCTGCCATGGTGCTCATGCTCAGAATGTGCTCTCTCACACTCCCCCCTGTGAACCTCATGTTAGTGAGTTTCTGGATCAGGGTGGAAGCATGGGCTTTGGTGGAACCAGTAAACTGATTCTTCACTTTCTCAAGGTATTCTTTTGCTGTCTCACATTCTGGGATGGCACCTCTTAGGCCCTCTGTGATGGTTTTCTTGATGACAATCTTGCACTTGCGGTTTGACTTTTCCCACTTGTACTTCTCAAGGTCATACTTTGCTCTGATGGGAGCAAAGTCTCGCTTCCGATTAGCAAAAGCTTCATCGGTCTCATTCTGAGCCCTTTCGGGCTCCTCTGGCTCAGTGGGCTTTGGCTCCTGAAGAGCGAAATCTATCTCAGCAAGTGCTAGAGCAGCATCAAGTTCCTCGCGCCACAGAACATAGTTCTGCCCCGTCAGCTTTGGGATTGCACTGATGAAGTGCATCGCATTGAGTGCTTGGTCTgaaattaaatatgagaaaatagtGAGAACATTAACATTAAATCTAGGAAAAATAATtgcatatcttaatttaacgttGGTCAAAATCAAGATATACAAAAATTAACTCTCTACATAAATTCTAATCACCGTTgggcagaatagaataaatgcaTAAAATTAGAACTTGAAATTTGCAATATTGTTATTATTAACGTTGGTCAAAAAATAACAATATCTCAAAGAACTAGGCTTTAAAACTCGTTTCTCAAATTAAATATCCCGTTGGTTCAATTTAATATGAGAACAAAATTATAGCTTGCGCAGCGGAAACATTAATTTACTTGCTATTTTCAGAAGCATAACTAGCTGATCTTGCTCTCTAAGTAATAAACACGTTGGTGCAGATTAAATAGAGTCAAAAACTGGGTAAATCAATATTCAAAtgcttctgaaaaaaaaaatttaaagaaaaaataaaaaatttctgTGCTATTTATGCTGAGCAGGCCATTTGGCCTCTGCGATTTCGGCCCAGCCCATGCGCGGGCGGAGGGCGCTGGCGAAACCGCAGCCTGGGCCGGCTCGCTTGAAGCGGCCCAGCAGCgcggcagtttttttttttttcttcttctctgacTGGATGCTCGCGGCCCAGTTAGGGGAAAACGGCCCATGGCCATTTCGCGCGCAGGCGCCCCCCGCTCCCAGGCCGCAACCTGGGCCTGGGCCGGGAAAACCCCATCCCGCCTGGGCCGAAAGTGGCCCAGCTTCGTTTCTGTGCAATCTCGGCCGTTGGATGAGATCCGACGGTCGTCCTTCGTTTTCGCGGGAAACAAAACCCCCAGGCCGGCTCGCCCCTTGAAACCCTAGCCCATTTCTCTGCGTTCTCTCTCTGCGCCTGACGGCAGGGAGCCGCCGCCGGCGGGACCGCGCCCAGTAGCAGGGCCCCCGCCGTCGCCCGCAACCCTTCTCTGCCCCTCTCTGCTTCTTCTTGATCGCGCCTGCCTCCCCAGCCCGCGCCACACTGAGTAGCAGCAGAGCTGCCGCAGCAGCCGGCgttaactcggcggccgaagaaAAAAAAACGGCGCCGCCCCGAGCCCCCTCGCCGGTGTGCGCGCTCGCCCTGTGCAGAGCGCGCCGCCGTCGAGCGGCTTCGTGCGCGGTGCCTCGCTTGGCCGGCCACGGAGAGCCGCGCGTTGGCGTGGTGTCCCCGGccgtttttattttctttcttcgATTTGGATTTCTCTGCTATGTTTCTTGTGTTTACTGGGGTTAGGTGTCCCTTTCCCCGATCTGTGCTTGTTTGGATCTGGGCGTTAGGGTTAGGGTGGTCTCGGTTTTGACTGAGTTAGGATTAGGGTTTCGAGAATCCCCTCCTTCTTCTTGCTGTAAACCCGAAAACCCCGATCTATTTACTAGATCGGCTGATACCATTGATAGATCTACAGGATCTACTAGCAATAGATGAAACAGGGATTCAGGATACGGAAGTAACATAGACAATAACGTACATAAATATACACTAGATTCATTACAACTAAGTAGAAACACGTAGATCAGGAGTTTGGGTTTCGACCGTCGTTGGCAGCGGTAGCAGATCCGGAGGGGTCCATGGTGTGGGTGTTGGTGCTGCGCCGATGTAGATCACGGCGACCTTCGGGCCTCCAGCGGCACTGCCCGACgacgatggggaaggagtagaaCGGAGGCGACGCGGTGGTGCTTCCCGACGCCACTGCGCGAGCCGATCGGATGGCCTAGGGTTTGTCGAGTGGGGTTGTGTGCACGGCGAACTTCATCAAACGTGCCTGCGGCCCCCACTCCTGTTTATATAGCGCAGCGCGtcgggggcccaccaaccatggatcggttgggcgcccccgatcagggcgcgatcCAGGGGGTAAGAGGCCCCAGCCGTTGGGCTGGGCCTGAGATCAACCTaacaactccttcatttaatgatcctgccaagtcagcaattttacttatgtggcaccctatttaatgtgcatgacactctcatgaaacatgctttGAGACTGACCTTATCCAATGTGGTCTTACGGCCAAACAATTATAGGCATTAATGATTTTGAGAAACAGGAACCTCTAGATCGGGAACATGTCAGAATGGCATCAGGAACATGCATCTTGAATCCTATTCATCAATTGGAAACCGTAAAACATACACGTCATCGCTTCTGAGAAATCCCATTTTGGCCTCCGTATTTGATTGACCATGGTGTGGCGTGTGTTCTTCTATTTTCCTCTTTGGGGTTtctcatttttcttttcttctgtcTTTTTCACACTACAATCCTTATCGATCTGCTTTAAACCTGCAGCATGCTAGCGTACTATGAACAAAATTATGCTCGAGTATCCGAGTTAACTACAAACTTATTAAAAGAGATATCTAGAACTTTTTGGTACTACTAGCGTGGATGAAGCCGACGAAGAGGCCGAGACTGATCGGCCAATGTCACGTGAGACATGAGTAAAATCATCTTTTTTTACTATTAGCTAGGTTGGAGTAGCTAGTTAAAATATCACCTATTGTGTGTCTAAGTAATAATTAGCTACTCTATTAGTTAGACCCATAGTCCCCTCTAGTAACTTTAGTAGCTAACTATTAGCTGGTTAGACTTGGACCTGGCTCTTAGACCTTGTTTTGGATTCATTATCTGCTAATAGTTAGTCGGCTAATAGCTCATATTTAATATTAGCTAGCATCCCTAACTGTTTGGCAAAATTTATTTCTCAAATCTTGTTGTTTGCCAACTCCTAAAATAATATGGAAAGGAAAAAAAgatctctccaacagtttggcaaatTTTGTTTCAAAAACCTCAAAACCCGCTAACGAAACAAAAAGCCCCGTTAAGCGAACGAAGAGCTCCGCCAAGCATAGGGAGAAAGATCGATGCCAAGCATGGAGTCCGCGTGTATATTTGTGCGCTAGACATGAAGATATGTCAAGTTAGAAAAGACGGGGAATTGGGatgccaaactattggagatggttTTTTCTCATTTTGCTAAAAAATTATGGATGAGAAGTCATTTGTCAAACTGTTGAAGATGATCTAACTATTAACTGGAGAGTCGCAACTAATAAAATGCTATTAATATAACTATTAGCTGCTATTATCTGATTTAGTCTAACTAGTAAGATACTTCATCCGTCCCAAATTTATTAACGTTTTGGATTCGTGGCGAATACCAAGGAAGAAACAAAATGACCTGCACACCTCTATGAAGTTGCAGTCACTCTCTATATCTTTCATATGTTCTATCACTGATACAGTCACAAAGGCCAATGCACGCAGCAACTGATATCCATCACTATGGCAACCTTTCATCAAAAAACCATACACTTCCATCGATTATTTTTTCATTAAACAAATGGATCCGGATGTTTGCTGGGACATATCCGTTTTGTCATTGTCGTAACCGATCCCTATAGGCACAGAACATTCAAGGCAGTAGAACGACACTTTTTATGAGACTTACTTCCAAAACTAAAACATCAGTAAAGTAAATTTGGGATAGAGAGAGTAGTTATCATCTAGCGGTCTAGCTGACAAATTGCATTTTAGCTGCACCTGTTTGATAAAAAGATAACTATTAGCATGTTGCTATTATCTACGGGGTTCCAAAATACAACATAACGGTTATTATAGCTAATGCTCTAAGGGCAGACTTAACTACACGGGGTCGTCGTCAATCACATCATCTCAGAAACAGTGCCGGTGGTGCCACGTCTCAGCCTTGCGATGCGCTGCACTGTAAAGATCTGCACTGGCCACCTCATTCAACTCTCTCACGCTTTCACTCACTATGGccttagatgcaaaaagtttttgaattttgacaccgtagtattttcgtttttatttgataaacattatctAAATATGGaggaactagacttaaaagattcgtctcgtgatttataggtaaactgtgtaattagttattctttttatctatatttaatacttcatacatgtatcgtaagattcgatgtgacggagaatcttgtaaagttttaggtttttagatgtatctaaacaagacctatctCACTCCCGCAGCCGTAGTATATTAGTAGAGACGGAGAGAGAGGACGGTTCGAGGTAGAGTAGATATTTGTGGGGTGGCTCTAGAACAGGAGTTTGAGAAGGTACGAAGAAGCTGGAGATGGTGCTTCGGTCAGAATCTGGTGGAACTGGAAGCAATGGCGGCTGTTGGATGCCAAATCGGACGGACGACATTCATTGATGATGTGGAGGCGCGAAAAAACAGTAGTTGGTATACAACAAtaggagcaactccaacagcttggCTATTCTTGTTATAGAGGCTTTTTTAGAATTTGCATAACAAAAGATAGACTCCAATAGATGTGTTAtctagttttgtaaaatagaaagttgacTATTCCTTGATTTTCGCTAGTCATATATAGCCATCCACTGACACAAGCTAtataattttgtaaaatagcaagacTGTTATGGATAtctttttttaagaagttttctactttataaaatggctaaacaatataatttagCTAGTAATTTTAGCCAGCCTCTTAGAGttgcactaaggccttgtttagttgaagaaactttttagttttgactactgtagcactttcgtttgtatttgataattattgtccaatcatggacaaactaggctcaaaagatccgtcttgcaaattataaataaattgtgcaattagttatttattttatctatatttattacttcatgcatacgtttaaagatttgatatgacgggaagtcttgaaaatttttggaaactaaacaagacctaaaaataaaataacagtAGATtaaccgagagagagagagagagtagataTTTGCAGGGTAGCTGTAGAGCAGGAGTTGGAGAAGGTACGAAGAAGGTGGAGACGGTGCTTCCATCAGAATCAAGTGGAAGTTGCGGATGTTGGATGTTAGATTAGACGGATGGCATTAAGTGATGATATGAAGGCGCGAAAAAACAGAAGTTGGTATACAACAATAAGGATAAAATGGTAGATAGGCTGTGCtttacttttttttgtttttctggaAAACATATTTGATCCCAAAAAAATTGTCTTGCGCAATGAGCAAGttgttttgaaaacttttttaaagaaaaatatagtaAGCTATAGCGTGTTATAGCTTCCGGACAGACTTGCTACTGAGCTATTCGTATTTTTGCTGAGCTATTCGTATTTTTGCCGCTATGACAACTTTTGCTGCTATTACACGCTATAACGCCGCTAAATTGCATTTGCTATGACAATTTTCGTAGCTATCACGTAATAGCGTCGCTCGCCCTGCTAATGGGGCTAAATCCACTCCTAACCCACCCCGATCATCAGGCTATCAAATTGTTTTTCTAACCCAACCCAGCCCAAAGTTTGAAGCAAATAACCCACCCCAATCCAGCTCATGGAAGCAGGTTCACCCATCTGTACCAGCGTGTGTCGCCTGCGCCAATGTCTCCATGTTCGACTTGTACGATGTCGACGCCGCCGTCGTTGCTTGCGGAGTTCTGGCCATCGAAGCTGATGCTACGTATTTCCCAACTCTCAACCCATCCCAACTCTcaactgaaagcccaagtttggttttggtaattaatgacac is part of the Sorghum bicolor cultivar BTx623 chromosome 10, Sorghum_bicolor_NCBIv3, whole genome shotgun sequence genome and harbors:
- the LOC110430906 gene encoding uncharacterized protein LOC110430906; translation: MHFISAIPKLTGQNYVLWREELDAALALAEIDFALQEPKPTEPEEPERAQNETDEAFANRKRDFAPIRAKYDLEKYKWEKSNRKCKIVIKKTITEGLRGAIPECETAKEYLEKVKNQFTGSTKAHASTLIQKLTNMRFTGGSVREHILSMSTMAAKLEKLKMPLADGFLIHLALNSLPKEYETFVVNYNTQPEEWDLEKVIAMCVQEEERLKNANGGSVNFVKGKNKKPFYNKKAPDASTSQNKGGSTSQPKAHPKQDNQHRQEDPDRCRWCNETGHWKHDCPKFMKHCLVKGIQWRENPSKRRKTD